The Nicotiana tomentosiformis chromosome 2, ASM39032v3, whole genome shotgun sequence genome includes the window ACTCTTAATATGGTGTGATATAATTCGTTTTGGGCCAagctgtttgaccaaaaagtgtaacTTTCGGCTAAACTGTTAAATTTAGAGGAATTTTTAGAAatgactattgtttagtggctattaacttcctatagctaccatatatATAATTACTTTCCGTAGTTACCTTTAAGTTGTTATGGTAATGTATTCGATGTATTCGACctactatattcatgaatacagtagcaaaaatcGGTTAAAAAATAGGACAGTCCAGCTGTTAGCcgctgtattcacatgtattcataccatgtattcatgaatacaacgtAATAATAGATCTCTCAAgttgtttaataacggaaagcTGCTAATTTAACGGGAtgcactcctaatataactcacctCAGTCAATTAAAACACACAACATTATCAATCCAATTAATGAGAAGATTTATCAGACCCTAGACACAAAAAAACAGAGCATTCTTCAGAGTTTCAGTCCCTTTTTTTCTGATACAGTtcgagtttttttttcttttttattctgaCATTGTTCGAGGTTCTGCTCGGAATTGAGACAAGTATCTACAGAGATATTTTGAAATTCGATTTCCTGTATATGAATACATCATGTATTTATGCTGGATACAACCTGTAATAGTAACCTACTGCCTGCATATTTCAGAATAAGCCTAGTGCTTGTATTCTGTTGTACCTAACAGTTGTGTTCAATGTATTCAAGTTTATTTTTGTATtcacaatattttatttattcctaATACATGGTATTACTGCTTTATTGagtatattttattggttgtatTCATTAATTTTCTATTTGTATTGAGAGTATTTCACAGTATTATTGTTTTAAATACAGATGGATACAGTTAGGtttaaaatatagatgaatatagTTAGATTGAATGCATAACTAATTGattaataacatcaaaataattGAACTAATAATGTATTTAAAAATATTGTTGTAAgaactcaaatacatataaatacatctaaatacaacaGTCAAAAATCAATGTATGCGGACTCTAATACATCTAAATACATCTACAATTAGGGTCATTGCGTATTTTTGTTCTCCTTTCGGCTTCAATGGTTTCTGATGAACCTGCAAATACAGGTTCCTCTTGAGTGATCTGCAAATCGAAAGATGGCTCTTAGAAATTGAAGGGCCATCTGTGAGAGTCTCTGATGACTTGCGGCAGGACGAGCCATCGGCCTCGCGACTGGCCGAGAATCTTTCTTCAAGGGCCGACTTAAAAGAAAAATGTGTAACAAACAAAGGATGGTTACGAGACGGGCTCTGCCATGGATGCCGAGGAGGTAAGGATGATGAGGGAAGGACTTATCCGACTCGAGGTGGGGTTGGAGGGGACCACACGGACTATTGCGATCCCCATGGATTGGGATTTACTGGTCGATACAGAGGATgtggtcccttctcttggtcTCCTCTGTTTTGATGTGGAGGGTAAAACCCTCAAAAAGATCAAGGATGCCACTCTATCTAGGAGCATAGTCGGCCTCGCTCTTAGGGTAAGTTTTTCGATCCCTCTTTGTATTTGTATGGCGAGTTCAAAGTTTATTTCTTACTCTTCATTTTCTGTTTTTCTTTCAGACTGTGATTTTGGAGATTGAGAGCGCCCGACGAGAGGAGAGGCATAAAGCTATTTTTCAGAAGATAGAGCGGAAATATCATGAATACCGTAACAAGTATCGCGAGATCTGCAAACAGTTTGGTGAGAGTGGCAACTTCCGGGCTCTCCGAGATGAACTGAAAGAGAAGGATGACAAGTTGGTAAGAGTCATCGGAAAATGCAGCATTATCGAGGGGGCGTTAAGGGATAAAAAGGAAGAACTTGAAGTGAGTAGGGTGATCGAGGCCCAATGTGCTGACCTTCAAGCCCAAGTGGTCTCATTGCGCGCCGAGCTCGAGGAGTGTCAACTCAAAGAAGACGCTCTGAGTGGAGAGGTCGCTGAGAAGGCAGCGGGTTTGGAGAAGGCGGAGTTGGCCCAGTTGTCTGCTATGAGGAAAGTGGAGGCTTTGGAGATCGTGATACGCATTCTACAATCTGAGCGGGAGAGTGCTCTAGAGATGGCCAGGCTTAGAGAGGAGTGGCTTGATGAGCGAATAGGGGAGCTGGAAAAAGAGGATTTAGGCATTTGTGATCGAGTTGCTGCTCTCGAGTCCGAGAAGGCACAGTTATTGGCTTAGCCATCTTCTTCCCGTACTTCTGCTTTTCCTGATTTTCCACGAGATTTGTACGAGGAATGGATACAAGCCGAGTCCCAGTTAGATATATATAGGGATCTGATGGGGGCGAGAGATGTTTTAGAAGCCGACTTCGAGGATGCTCGTGCTATGGCACATAGAGCTCGGTTTGCTTGTGGCTATGATCCCGCTACACCGGAGGCCGGTGATGACGAGGAGGATGCGGGCGTGGATCGGATTGAACGGGACGCCTGGTACGAGGATGAGTATCGCACTGGCGATGGTGATGACGATGGCGATGGCGATGGCGATGGCGATGGCGAAGATGCAGATAGAGATGGACTTGGTGATCAAGTCGGTGGTGCTGCTGGGCCAGGCATCGATtagttatttttccttcttttttgtttAGCCACAGACTTGTGTGTATTTTTTATAGGCATGTATttgagcctttgtaaaaaatattctaagtatgaaatgtTAGTTCTGTTATTCGTACCTGATTCTTTTTCTTCTATTCGGGTTTGTATGCTTTTTGGATTTTGTTGCTTGGTTGCCTTTGTCATAATAACTTTGTTCGAGTAGGTTGAACGAGGTTGAAACAAATCCTAGGTTTGATTATGGCCGAGGGTCAGTAGGTGTtggttcgaacgaggtcgaacgcACCTCATGTTTATTTATGGTCGAGGGCCaattaggtgttgattcgaacgaggtcgaatataacatGTATTTAGTTATAGCCAAGAACCGATATAGGCGTTAATCCAAATGAGGTTGAATGTAACCTGCGCTTAGTTGTGGTCGATGGGCCGATATAGGCATTTATTCGAACGAAGTCGAATGTAACCTGTGTTTAATTATGGACGAGAGCCGatataggtgttaattcgaacgaggtcgaatgtaacctgcgCTTAGTATTGGACGAGGGCCGATATATGTGTTACTTCGatcgaggtcgaatgtaacctgcgCTTGGGGAAAACATAAATGAACTCATGTATTTATGCGTTGTTCATATACTTGGAGAGATTTACATATATTCCGGGCGCCGGCTGGAATTTCAGTCCCAGTccatctagtcccttcattggtcgaacTAGAAAAGTGTTGAGAGTTCGAGCAATGAACTAGCCGTCTGGTTCTTTCGTCTGTGCGCACTTCAATCCTGAAGTATCCTCgttattgcctcattaaaaacctcctcgagaaaacccaattgaGACAAAACTCGAGTGAGAGAAAAAGAATGTGACTTTGGGGACCTCGtcctttaaaagttgaagtacttgaggaatgtaatattccagttgttcggtagtcgctttccttccattgtttctagtgtgAATGATTCTTTGTTTGCTGTTGTT containing:
- the LOC138905418 gene encoding peroxisomal and mitochondrial division factor 2-like; the encoded protein is MDWDLLVDTEDVVPSLGLLCFDVEGKTLKKIKDATLSRSIVGLALRTVILEIESARREERHKAIFQKIERKYHEYRNKYREICKQFGESGNFRALRDELKEKDDKLVRVIGKCSIIEGALRDKKEELEVSRVIEAQCADLQAQVVSLRAELEECQLKEDALSGEVAEKAAGLEKAELAQLSAMRKVEALEIVIRILQSERESALEMARLREEWLDERIGELEKEDLGICDRVAALESEKAQLLA